The Malus domestica chromosome 13, GDT2T_hap1 genome includes a window with the following:
- the LOC139187504 gene encoding sugar transport protein 10-like: protein MAGGAYVCGGGGCSYEGGVTIFVIFTCVVAAMGGLLFGYDPGISGGVTSMESFLSKFFPFVFHKMKNETANQNQYCKFDSQLLTLFTSCLYIAALVASFFASLVARKFGRKISMFVAGLVFLLGSILNGIANNIIVLIIGRLLLGIGVGFANQHGDLQSVPVYLAEMAPTKIRGALNMGPITIGILVAGLVNFGTAKVKGGYGWRVSLALAAVPSSMMTLAAIFLPDTPNSILERGNPEKAKKMLKKIRGTDNVDNEFQDLLAATDDAQKVENQWTNITQPRYRPQLVICILVPFFQQLTGINVIMFYAPVLFMTLGFGDEASLMSAVITGGVNMVATLVSILAVDKFGRRVLFLQGGVQMILCHVLKSMINFRNTCLL from the exons ATGGCTGGAGGAGCGTATGTTTGCGGCGGAGGAGGGTGCAGCTATGAAGGAGGTGTCACCATCTTTGTGATATTCACTTGTGTGGTGGCTGCCATGGGTGGTCTCCTCTTCGGATATGATCCCGGAATCTCAG GTGGAGTGACTTCAATGGAGTCGTTCTTGAGCAAGTTCTTCCCATTTGTGTTCCATAAAATGAAGAATGAGACTGCTAATCAAAACCAGTACTGCAAATTTGACAGCCAACTCCTCACATTGTTCACGTCTTGCCTCTACATTGCAGCCTTGGTTGCTTCCTTCTTTGCTTCATTAGTGGCTAGgaaatttggccggaaaatctCCATGTTTGTGGCAGGCCTTGTGTTTCTTCTTGGCTCTATCCTAAATGGTATTGCCAATAACATTATAGTTCTAATCATCGGTCGTCTCTTGCTTGGTATTGGTGTTGGATTTGCTAATCAG CATGGTGATTTGCAGTCCGTACCAGTTTATCTAGCGGAAATGGCTCCAACAAAGATTAGAGGAGCATTGAACATGGGGCCCATCACCATTGGTATTCTAGTGGCAGGCCTTGTCAACTTTGGCACAGCCAAGGTCAAGGGCGGATATGGCTGGCGGGTCTCTCTTGCTCTAGCAGCCGTCCCTTCCTCGATGATGACTCTCGCCGCAATCTTTCTTCCCGACACTCCAAATTCCATCCTAGAAAGAGGTAACCCCGAGAAGGCTAAGAAAATGTTGAAAAAAATCCGCGGCACCGACAACGTTGATAATGAGTTCCAAGACCTTCTTGCTGCTACTGACGATGCCCAAAAAGTGGAAAACCAATGGACCAACATTACACAGCCGCGCTATAGGCCTCAACTCGTCATTTGCATTCTCGTTCCTTTCTTCCAGCAGCTCACCGGGATCAATGTAATCATGTTTTATGCACCTGTCCTTTTCATGACTTTGGGTTTTGGTGACGAAGCTTCCCTAATGTCCGCAGTCATCACCGGCGGTGTTAACATGGTTGCCACCTTGGTGTCCATTCTCGCAGTCGATAAGTTCGGAAGAA